One Flavobacterium sp. 90 DNA segment encodes these proteins:
- a CDS encoding YaiO family outer membrane beta-barrel protein, translated as MKNSKLLNITKLLFCLFLLSNQTIKAQKIDTDSLLTVVIKDMKSAHPDYKLNIQRALLGKKLAPDYIDFSLALGRNYDLTKQKDSARFYYNYVIDKNPRYEDAFLYLINMDLEDEKYDEALTTTYKAIDLYPDNKNFRLKRIELYSLQNDTKNEAKYLKSIRAKFPHDPDIEQRLFDLYSKTNIDRVGAYYNLTTIDRDGVGPWHLFSADYMHQRTWGSLIGRVSYAKRLSSDLVMASGLQFEAESYLFAKKNSYQYIDVAYSKDSAFPEWRLGYSYFQNFKKGWEADLGVRYIVMQDNSDLKTLNIGIGKYFGSYWLNLRSYIQKDSPSFILTSRYYYKTKYDYVTLIAGYGTSPDDRTRAAEYDRRKSLNSYRLSAGFYKLIQNHYVFGFLITDNEQEYTKNKYQTELDFAVLLQYKF; from the coding sequence ATGAAAAATAGTAAACTCTTAAATATAACCAAGCTGCTTTTTTGTTTGTTTTTACTTTCGAATCAAACTATTAAAGCACAAAAAATTGATACCGACAGTCTTTTAACGGTTGTAATAAAAGACATGAAAAGCGCACATCCTGATTATAAACTCAATATTCAAAGAGCTTTATTAGGAAAAAAACTTGCGCCGGATTATATAGATTTTTCTTTGGCGTTAGGTCGGAATTATGATTTAACAAAGCAAAAAGACAGCGCAAGATTCTACTACAACTATGTAATTGATAAAAACCCGAGATACGAAGACGCTTTTCTTTATCTGATAAACATGGATCTGGAAGATGAAAAATATGACGAAGCTCTAACCACAACTTACAAAGCAATTGATTTATATCCTGACAACAAAAATTTCAGACTTAAGAGAATTGAGCTTTATTCATTGCAAAATGATACCAAAAATGAAGCAAAATATCTTAAATCCATCAGGGCAAAATTCCCTCATGATCCGGACATAGAACAGCGACTTTTTGATTTATATTCTAAAACCAATATCGATCGCGTAGGCGCTTATTATAATCTGACCACAATTGATCGTGACGGAGTTGGTCCGTGGCATTTGTTCAGCGCAGATTATATGCATCAACGCACTTGGGGAAGTCTGATTGGCAGAGTTAGTTATGCCAAAAGACTTTCGTCAGATTTAGTTATGGCAAGCGGACTTCAGTTTGAGGCAGAATCTTATCTCTTTGCTAAAAAAAATAGTTACCAATATATTGATGTTGCTTACAGCAAAGACAGCGCTTTTCCGGAATGGAGATTGGGTTATTCGTATTTTCAGAATTTCAAAAAAGGCTGGGAAGCTGATCTGGGAGTTCGATATATTGTAATGCAGGATAATAGCGATTTAAAAACATTAAATATAGGAATAGGCAAATATTTTGGTTCTTATTGGCTAAATTTAAGATCATACATTCAAAAAGATAGTCCATCATTTATCTTAACGTCCCGTTATTATTACAAAACAAAATATGATTATGTGACTTTAATTGCAGGTTATGGAACTTCGCCAGACGATAGAACAAGAGCCGCAGAATATGATAGGAGAAAATCTTTAAACTCATATCGATTAAGTGCAGGATTTTATAAATTAATTCAGAACCACTATGTTTTTGGTTTTCTAATTACTGATAATGAACAGGAATACACCAAAAATAAATACCAAACCGAACTTGATTTTGCAGTTTTATTACAATATAAATTTTAA